One genomic window of Actinoalloteichus hoggarensis includes the following:
- a CDS encoding ArsR/SmtB family transcription factor: protein MATAFEVLAEPRRREILDILRAGERPVGELVSRLALSQPAVSKHLRVLREAGLVEVRHDAQRRWYRLCPEPLAEIDSWLAPYRRFWSERLDALERRLEEMPDDPPTSGA from the coding sequence ATGGCAACCGCCTTCGAAGTGCTCGCCGAGCCCCGCCGGAGGGAGATCCTGGACATCCTCCGAGCGGGCGAACGCCCGGTGGGCGAGCTCGTCTCCCGCCTCGCTCTCAGTCAGCCCGCCGTCTCCAAGCACCTCAGGGTGCTGCGGGAGGCGGGGCTGGTCGAGGTCCGTCACGATGCGCAGCGTCGCTGGTATCGGCTGTGTCCCGAACCGCTGGCGGAGATCGACAGCTGGCTGGCGCCGTATCGAAGGTTCTGGAGCGAGCGTCTCGACGCACTGGAACGACGACTCGAGGAGATGCCGGACGACCCGCCCACCTCCGGGGCCTGA
- a CDS encoding DedA family protein, which yields MNLIHLAAESGSEPPGGLAGWAIGLMETLGGPGAGLAIALENLFPPLPSEVILPLAGFTASQGDMSLASALIWTTAGSVVGAIVLYYVGALLGRERTRAIAARLPLVKMDDIDKTEAWFIKHGVKAVFFGRMVPIFRSFISIPAGVERMSIVTFVLFTTLGSLIWNTIFVVAGYQLGENWHIVDEYAGVFSRAVVVAVLVAVVVFVVLRVRKNRRLKAQGIDPATEEPADPERTQIIVAEDTTQTIERYRER from the coding sequence ATGAATCTCATTCACCTGGCGGCGGAGTCCGGATCGGAGCCGCCGGGAGGCCTCGCGGGCTGGGCCATCGGCCTGATGGAGACCTTGGGCGGACCGGGTGCCGGACTGGCCATCGCCCTGGAGAACCTCTTCCCGCCGCTGCCCAGTGAGGTGATCCTGCCGCTGGCGGGATTCACCGCCAGCCAGGGTGACATGAGCCTGGCGAGCGCGCTCATCTGGACCACGGCCGGCTCCGTCGTCGGCGCGATCGTCCTCTACTACGTCGGCGCGCTGCTCGGCCGGGAACGCACCAGGGCCATCGCCGCCAGGCTGCCGCTGGTCAAGATGGACGACATCGACAAGACCGAGGCGTGGTTCATCAAGCACGGAGTCAAGGCCGTGTTCTTCGGCCGGATGGTCCCGATCTTCCGCAGCTTCATCTCGATACCCGCGGGTGTGGAGCGAATGTCCATCGTGACCTTCGTCCTCTTCACCACGCTCGGCAGCCTGATCTGGAACACGATCTTCGTCGTGGCCGGTTATCAGCTGGGAGAGAACTGGCACATCGTCGACGAGTACGCGGGCGTGTTCTCCCGCGCCGTGGTCGTCGCCGTCCTCGTGGCCGTCGTCGTGTTCGTGGTGCTGCGGGTCCGGAAGAACCGCAGACTCAAGGCCCAGGGCATCGACCCCGCCACCGAGGAGCCCGCCGACCCCGAGCGGACGCAGATCATCGTCGCCGAGGACACTACTCAGACCATCGAGCGCTACCGCGAGCGCTGA
- a CDS encoding choice-of-anchor I family protein produces MRRLSVTALAATTLALLAAPPALAQPDRLDGHGPGPLSLSVLGTHASGVYDASAAEIVAHDPGRQQLFVVNAAAARIDVLDIADPTTPTLVSSLETVGVPAADGSAVGDGAVVNSVDVRADGLVAVAVEADPKTDAGWVVFYVDGEPRDAVRVGSLPDMLTFTPDGDTLLVANEGEPAEDYSVDPEGSVSVVDVAGVIGELTQDDVRTADFRAWDPDGGRELPADVRVFGPTTDPQRRVSENLEPEYVAVDATGATAYVALQEANAVAVVDIAAAEVTDILPLGFKDHSLPGAELDVSNRDGAIAIESWPIKGVYQPDGMAAYEADGATYLVTANEGDSRDWAGYGEEYRVADLVDEVAPLCEDAFADFPGGVEELVAEENLGRLNVTAADGLREGDEPCYEELYSFGGRSFSIWTTDGEQVFDSGADFERITAERYPEMFNSNHTENTFDNRSDDKGPEPEGVTVGTVHDRTYAFIGLERIGGVMVYDVTEPASAEFVRYVNNRDFSVDPESEDWRRAGDLGAEGLTFIAAEDSPLPDTPLLAVANEVSGTTTLFRIDGGDGPGGPTEPGEPTESSAPRPTVPPGESTPAIPDTTAPTGPDGGTDNDGDVAAPDGLADTGVDGRGLLLGGLLLLSAGAGLWLLGRRRNAA; encoded by the coding sequence ATGCGACGTCTCTCCGTCACGGCACTGGCTGCGACGACCCTCGCACTGCTCGCCGCACCGCCCGCCCTCGCACAGCCCGACCGGCTCGACGGCCACGGGCCGGGTCCGCTGTCCCTTTCGGTGCTCGGCACCCACGCGAGCGGCGTGTACGACGCCAGCGCCGCCGAGATCGTCGCCCATGACCCGGGACGGCAGCAGCTCTTCGTGGTCAACGCGGCGGCGGCCCGCATCGACGTGCTGGACATCGCCGACCCGACGACGCCGACGCTCGTGTCGAGCCTGGAGACCGTCGGCGTCCCGGCCGCGGACGGGTCCGCCGTCGGCGACGGTGCCGTGGTCAACTCGGTCGACGTGCGAGCGGACGGACTCGTCGCGGTCGCGGTGGAGGCCGACCCGAAGACCGACGCGGGCTGGGTGGTCTTCTACGTCGACGGTGAGCCGCGCGACGCGGTACGGGTCGGTTCGCTGCCGGACATGCTCACCTTCACCCCCGACGGCGACACCCTGCTCGTCGCCAACGAGGGCGAACCCGCCGAGGACTACTCCGTCGACCCGGAGGGCTCGGTGTCGGTCGTCGACGTGGCCGGTGTGATCGGCGAGCTGACGCAGGACGACGTGCGCACCGCCGACTTCCGCGCCTGGGACCCCGACGGCGGCCGGGAACTGCCCGCGGACGTCCGCGTGTTCGGGCCGACGACCGACCCGCAGCGCCGGGTCTCGGAGAACCTCGAACCGGAGTACGTCGCCGTCGACGCGACGGGCGCCACCGCCTACGTCGCACTCCAGGAGGCCAACGCCGTCGCCGTCGTCGACATCGCCGCCGCCGAGGTCACCGACATCCTGCCGCTCGGCTTCAAGGATCACTCCCTGCCGGGCGCCGAACTCGACGTCTCCAATCGCGACGGCGCGATCGCCATCGAATCCTGGCCGATCAAGGGCGTCTACCAGCCCGACGGCATGGCCGCGTACGAGGCGGACGGGGCGACCTACCTCGTCACGGCCAACGAGGGCGACTCCCGCGACTGGGCGGGCTACGGCGAGGAGTACCGCGTGGCGGACCTCGTGGACGAGGTCGCGCCGTTATGCGAGGACGCCTTCGCGGACTTTCCCGGCGGCGTCGAGGAACTGGTCGCCGAGGAGAACCTCGGCAGGCTCAACGTCACCGCCGCCGACGGGCTGCGCGAGGGCGACGAGCCCTGCTACGAGGAGCTGTACTCCTTCGGCGGGCGGTCCTTCTCGATCTGGACGACCGATGGCGAGCAGGTCTTCGACTCCGGCGCCGACTTCGAGCGCATCACCGCCGAGCGATACCCGGAGATGTTCAACAGCAACCACACCGAGAACACCTTCGACAACCGCAGCGACGACAAGGGACCCGAGCCGGAGGGCGTGACCGTCGGCACCGTCCACGACCGCACCTACGCCTTCATCGGCCTGGAGCGCATCGGCGGCGTGATGGTCTACGACGTCACCGAGCCCGCCTCGGCGGAGTTCGTGCGGTATGTCAACAATCGCGATTTCTCCGTGGACCCCGAGTCCGAGGACTGGCGACGGGCGGGCGATTTGGGGGCCGAGGGTCTCACCTTCATCGCGGCAGAGGACAGCCCGCTGCCGGACACGCCGCTGCTGGCCGTCGCCAACGAGGTCTCGGGCACCACCACGCTCTTCCGCATCGACGGCGGTGACGGGCCGGGCGGGCCGACCGAACCCGGCGAGCCGACGGAAAGCAGTGCGCCGCGGCCGACCGTGCCCCCCGGCGAATCCACTCCCGCGATCCCGGACACCACGGCGCCCACCGGCCCGGACGGCGGCACCGACAACGACGGCGACGTCGCGGCGCCCGACGGGCTGGCCGACACCGGCGTCGACGGCAGGGGACTGCTCCTCGGCGGCCTGCTCCTGCTCAGCGCGGGCGCGGGCCTGTGGCTGCTGGGACGCCGTCGGAACGCGGCCTGA
- a CDS encoding bifunctional metallophosphatase/5'-nucleotidase, giving the protein MHALRPVRKRAGRALLTASLATLMMAGLAAPAAADWWGDRPAYTLTVLFTNDGESQLLGVDADIDGDGTISPDEERAFGGVARTTTLMNQLRREAVIGRPDAGTAFHRGALVVSGGDNFLPGPEFAASIDKGAPYYDALAFKAMRFDATAIGNHEFDFGPEVLADFMSSFRGGTKFVGSNLDVSGEPSLTGYTRDGTLVSSHVSWQAGKPIGIIGLTTPDLPALSSPRDVEVSDDLAGIANGLAAGFERRGVKQVVLISHLQDIDNELALVPELSGVDVVVGAGGGEILADPDVELIPGDQAERGFPLVAQDRDGRDVPVVTTTGNYKYIGRVVLHFDRRGNLLGYDDAKSQPVRVSGVGDDAVRPDRRVQRTVEEPVQEYIAGLADTVVAQSEVPLDGVRDAVRTRETNLGNLLADAMVWSASGQAEEFGVPVPQVGIQNGGGIRNDSTIPAGAISELNTYDIAPFANFVSVLPEVPRDTLRQLLERGVSGAPGAAGQFIQVAGLRFEYDVAAVAQEIDANTGEILTPGERVRNVVLDDGTVLVEDGEVLEGDPIAVASNDFSARGGDGYPLGGLDFTPVGKTYQQALNEYLQDGLAGVISAEQYPVGGEGRITSIG; this is encoded by the coding sequence GTGCACGCCCTACGCCCTGTTCGCAAGCGCGCCGGTAGAGCCCTGCTCACCGCATCGCTGGCCACGCTGATGATGGCGGGCCTCGCGGCCCCGGCCGCCGCCGACTGGTGGGGCGACCGCCCCGCGTACACCCTCACCGTGCTGTTCACCAACGACGGCGAGTCCCAGCTCCTCGGCGTGGACGCCGACATCGACGGCGACGGGACGATCAGCCCCGACGAGGAGCGTGCCTTCGGCGGCGTCGCCAGGACCACCACGCTGATGAACCAGCTCCGGCGGGAGGCCGTCATCGGCAGGCCCGACGCGGGCACGGCCTTCCACCGGGGCGCCCTGGTCGTCTCCGGCGGCGACAACTTCCTGCCCGGCCCGGAGTTCGCGGCCAGCATCGACAAGGGCGCTCCCTACTACGACGCCCTGGCCTTCAAGGCGATGCGCTTCGACGCCACCGCCATCGGCAACCACGAGTTCGACTTCGGCCCCGAGGTCCTGGCCGACTTCATGAGCAGCTTCCGGGGCGGCACCAAGTTCGTCGGCTCGAACCTGGACGTCTCCGGCGAGCCGTCGCTCACCGGCTACACCCGTGACGGCACGCTGGTGTCCAGCCACGTGTCCTGGCAGGCAGGCAAGCCGATCGGGATCATCGGGCTCACCACGCCCGATCTCCCCGCGCTCTCCAGCCCCCGCGACGTCGAGGTGTCGGACGACCTCGCGGGCATCGCCAACGGCCTCGCCGCGGGCTTCGAGCGGCGCGGGGTCAAGCAGGTCGTGCTGATCTCGCACCTCCAGGACATCGACAACGAGCTGGCCCTGGTGCCCGAGCTGTCCGGCGTGGACGTGGTCGTCGGCGCGGGCGGCGGCGAGATCCTCGCCGACCCCGACGTCGAGCTGATCCCCGGTGACCAGGCCGAACGCGGCTTCCCGCTGGTGGCGCAGGACCGCGACGGTCGCGACGTGCCGGTGGTGACCACCACCGGCAACTACAAGTACATCGGCCGGGTGGTCCTGCACTTCGACCGGCGGGGCAACCTGCTCGGCTACGACGACGCGAAGTCGCAGCCGGTCCGAGTCTCCGGCGTGGGCGACGACGCGGTCCGACCGGACCGCCGCGTGCAGCGCACCGTGGAGGAGCCGGTCCAGGAGTACATCGCCGGGCTCGCCGACACCGTCGTCGCCCAGAGCGAGGTTCCGCTCGACGGCGTCCGCGACGCCGTGCGCACCCGTGAGACCAACCTGGGCAACCTGCTCGCCGACGCCATGGTGTGGTCCGCGAGCGGACAGGCCGAGGAGTTCGGGGTGCCGGTCCCGCAGGTCGGCATCCAGAACGGCGGCGGCATCCGCAACGACTCCACCATCCCGGCGGGGGCGATCAGCGAGCTGAACACCTACGACATCGCGCCGTTCGCGAACTTCGTGTCCGTGCTCCCGGAGGTTCCCCGCGACACCCTGCGGCAGCTGCTGGAGCGGGGCGTCTCCGGAGCCCCCGGTGCGGCAGGGCAGTTCATCCAGGTCGCGGGCCTGCGCTTCGAGTACGACGTGGCCGCCGTCGCGCAGGAGATCGACGCCAACACCGGTGAGATCCTGACGCCGGGCGAGCGCGTGCGCAACGTCGTGCTGGACGACGGGACCGTGCTGGTCGAGGATGGCGAGGTCCTTGAAGGCGACCCGATCGCCGTCGCCTCCAACGACTTCTCGGCGCGGGGCGGCGACGGATACCCGCTGGGTGGCCTCGACTTCACCCCGGTCGGCAAGACCTATCAGCAGGCACTCAACGAGTATCTCCAGGACGGGCTCGCCGGCGTGATCAGCGCCGAGCAGTACCCCGTGGGCGGTGAGGGCCGGATCACCTCGATCGGCTGA
- a CDS encoding ATP-dependent RNA helicase: protein MRSGGGALPAELPALPIRDVLDTVTGTLADRGVAVLSAPPGTGKTTLVPLALAAAGLRVLVAEPRRLATRAAAARMAGLCGDAVGQTVGYAVRGDRRRSAATRVEVVTSGLLVRRLQSDPELPGVDVVLLDECHERHLDADLALALLLDARAGLRPDLRLLAASATVDTERLARLLDDAPVVHATARTFPVETSYVPPVRRERVENTVARAVRTALAENDGDVLVFLPGAGEIRRVTTLLDGLGDVDVLPLHGRLSTERQDRALRAGTRRRVVLATAVAESSLTVPGVRVVVDSGLARTSRTDHRRGLAGLVTGRVSAAVADQRAGRAGRQGPGRVYRCWPEHEHSTLPRHPEPEIRTADLTRLALELACWGTPDGAALRWWDAPPSGPLAAGREVLTAIGALDAGGTVTARGGRFAELGLHPRLARALWDGAALVGADTAAEIVALLDEEQSGTPDLLEAWRNSQVAGDGSARLRRETARLARLAAGAVRADRSPRGSTAGATETAGTAGPTAVPGASATRSTTNGRDVAARRAGDDHETARHQTGRPSDVRGGRPSSEATRTDSPSDAGRAGSASGTARAEAAALVVGLAYPERLARRRGTTGATYLMAGGTAVELPAGSALSGAAWLAVAVADRSPGRPHATVRLAARTDAELAAAAAPALLAEAEEVGWVNGEVRARRVRRLGAIVLSERDLVAPDPTALREAVFAGLRKEGLSLLRWSPAAVALRERLAFLHHAVGDPWPAMSDEELSANLDDWLGPDLTRVRRRADLSRVDAGHALRRIIPWQVAGRLDELAPERIEVPSGSRVRVDYRGERPVLPVKVQEAFGWTETPRVAGGRVPVLLHLLSPAGRPTAVTDDLASFWATGYPQVRAELRGRYPRHPWPDDPTTAAPTRRVRPR from the coding sequence ATGAGATCAGGAGGCGGCGCACTCCCCGCCGAGCTGCCCGCGCTGCCCATCCGGGACGTGCTCGACACGGTGACGGGCACGCTCGCCGACCGGGGCGTCGCGGTGCTCAGCGCGCCGCCGGGCACCGGAAAGACCACCCTCGTGCCGCTCGCCCTCGCCGCCGCGGGCCTCCGCGTCCTGGTCGCCGAACCTCGGCGGCTGGCCACGCGGGCCGCCGCCGCGCGGATGGCCGGGCTGTGCGGGGACGCCGTCGGCCAGACGGTCGGCTACGCGGTGCGCGGGGATCGACGCCGCTCCGCCGCTACCCGTGTCGAGGTCGTGACCAGCGGGCTGCTGGTGCGCAGGCTCCAGTCCGATCCGGAGCTGCCCGGCGTCGACGTCGTGCTGCTCGACGAATGCCACGAACGGCATCTGGACGCCGATCTGGCGCTCGCGCTGCTGCTGGACGCCCGCGCGGGCCTGCGTCCTGATCTGCGGCTGCTGGCCGCCTCCGCCACCGTCGACACCGAACGGCTGGCCCGGCTGCTCGACGACGCGCCGGTGGTCCACGCGACGGCACGCACCTTCCCGGTCGAGACGTCCTATGTCCCGCCGGTCCGCCGCGAGCGGGTCGAGAACACCGTGGCCAGGGCGGTCCGCACCGCGCTCGCCGAGAACGACGGCGACGTGCTGGTCTTCCTCCCCGGTGCGGGCGAGATCCGCCGGGTGACCACGCTGCTCGACGGCCTCGGCGACGTGGACGTGCTGCCGCTGCACGGCAGGCTGAGCACCGAGCGGCAGGATCGCGCGCTGCGGGCGGGCACCCGACGCCGGGTCGTGCTGGCCACCGCCGTGGCCGAGTCGAGTCTGACGGTGCCCGGCGTCCGGGTGGTGGTCGACTCCGGGCTGGCGAGGACGTCGCGCACCGACCATCGGCGCGGACTGGCGGGCCTGGTCACCGGCCGTGTGTCGGCCGCCGTCGCCGACCAGCGGGCAGGCCGGGCGGGCAGGCAGGGCCCCGGCCGGGTGTATCGCTGTTGGCCGGAGCACGAGCACTCGACGCTGCCGCGTCATCCCGAACCCGAGATCCGCACGGCCGACCTCACCCGGCTGGCCCTCGAACTCGCCTGCTGGGGCACTCCGGACGGCGCCGCCCTGCGGTGGTGGGACGCGCCGCCCTCGGGCCCGCTGGCGGCGGGCCGCGAGGTGTTGACGGCGATCGGCGCGCTCGACGCCGGCGGGACGGTGACCGCGCGCGGCGGCCGGTTCGCCGAACTCGGCCTGCATCCTCGGTTGGCACGGGCGCTCTGGGACGGCGCGGCACTCGTCGGGGCCGACACCGCCGCGGAGATCGTGGCACTGCTCGACGAGGAGCAGTCGGGCACGCCGGATCTGCTGGAGGCCTGGCGGAACTCGCAGGTCGCGGGGGACGGCTCGGCCCGGCTGCGGCGGGAGACGGCGCGGCTGGCGCGGCTCGCGGCGGGGGCCGTCCGCGCCGATCGAAGTCCGCGCGGCAGCACGGCGGGGGCGACCGAGACGGCGGGCACGGCGGGGCCGACAGCCGTGCCGGGCGCGTCCGCCACGCGGTCGACGACGAACGGACGCGACGTCGCCGCACGCCGTGCCGGCGACGACCACGAGACCGCCCGACACCAGACCGGTCGGCCGTCGGACGTGCGAGGAGGACGCCCGTCCTCGGAGGCGACACGGACGGACTCGCCCTCGGACGCCGGCCGCGCGGGCTCGGCCTCGGGCACCGCGCGGGCCGAGGCCGCCGCGCTCGTCGTGGGGCTGGCCTATCCGGAGCGGCTGGCGCGTCGACGCGGCACGACCGGCGCCACCTACCTGATGGCGGGCGGCACCGCCGTGGAGCTGCCTGCGGGCAGTGCGCTGAGCGGGGCCGCCTGGCTCGCGGTCGCGGTCGCCGACCGCTCCCCCGGACGGCCGCACGCCACCGTCCGGCTCGCCGCCCGCACCGACGCCGAGCTGGCCGCCGCCGCCGCACCCGCCCTGCTGGCGGAGGCCGAGGAGGTCGGCTGGGTGAACGGCGAGGTGCGGGCTCGGCGGGTTCGCCGCCTCGGCGCGATCGTGTTGAGCGAACGCGATCTCGTCGCTCCGGACCCGACGGCGCTGCGTGAGGCGGTGTTCGCAGGCCTGCGGAAGGAGGGCCTGAGTCTCCTACGTTGGAGCCCGGCCGCGGTCGCGCTCCGCGAACGGCTGGCGTTCCTGCACCATGCCGTGGGCGATCCGTGGCCCGCGATGAGTGACGAGGAGCTGTCGGCGAACCTGGACGACTGGCTGGGACCCGACCTGACGCGGGTCCGCCGCCGCGCGGATCTGAGTCGGGTGGACGCGGGCCACGCCCTGCGTCGGATCATCCCGTGGCAGGTCGCGGGCCGGTTGGACGAGCTGGCGCCCGAACGCATCGAGGTGCCGTCCGGTTCCCGGGTCCGCGTCGACTACCGGGGCGAGCGGCCGGTGCTGCCGGTGAAGGTGCAGGAGGCCTTCGGCTGGACGGAGACTCCCCGTGTCGCGGGCGGCCGAGTGCCGGTGCTGCTGCATCTGCTGTCGCCCGCGGGCAGGCCCACGGCCGTCACCGACGACCTGGCGTCGTTCTGGGCCACTGGATATCCGCAGGTCCGTGCCGAGCTGCGCGGGCGATACCCCCGGCATCCCTGGCCGGACGATCCCACCACGGCCGCACCCACCCGCCGCGTGCGGCCACGCTGA
- a CDS encoding MFS transporter, producing MPSAAGTDQQTTNQPNRSPGTRDRFPLEIWILVACGFIIAVGFGILAPALPTFAASFDVGVTAVSLTISAFAFMRLVFAPASGKLVTRLGERRVYFWGLVIVAVATAVCGFAAEYWQLLLFRSLAGIGSTMFTVSGVAMLIRLSPPAMRGRASGLWATSFLLGNITGPLIGGGLVEISIRLPFLVYGVTVLLAAFVSLIFLRNSTQADRETEETPTAPMRIRDALRHKTYRAALASNFGNGWAVFGVRISLIPLFVVEVLRTGESMAGFSLAVFAAGNAAALLFSGRLADRIGRKPLALAGLLVSGGGTIWLGFTGSVEMFLAASLIAGVGSGMLSPPQSAVVADIIGNRGKGGPVLAGFQMAADVGAIIGPLVAGVLADTVSYGAAFGVTGLITLLAVIFWVPAPETLPKPTAAATVEPAASGKATELAPESGALFDAPEPPTGERLGGKPGQPDA from the coding sequence GTGCCATCGGCGGCCGGGACGGATCAGCAGACGACCAACCAGCCGAACCGGAGTCCAGGCACCCGGGACCGATTTCCCCTCGAGATCTGGATCCTCGTCGCGTGCGGCTTCATCATCGCGGTGGGCTTCGGCATCCTCGCCCCGGCGCTGCCCACCTTCGCGGCGAGCTTCGACGTCGGAGTCACGGCGGTCTCCCTCACCATCAGCGCCTTCGCCTTCATGCGGCTGGTGTTCGCCCCGGCGAGTGGCAAGCTGGTCACCCGGCTCGGTGAACGGCGGGTCTACTTCTGGGGTCTGGTCATCGTCGCGGTCGCGACCGCCGTCTGCGGTTTCGCGGCCGAGTACTGGCAGCTCCTGCTCTTCCGCTCGCTCGCGGGCATCGGCTCGACCATGTTCACCGTGTCCGGGGTCGCGATGCTCATCCGGCTCTCGCCGCCCGCGATGCGCGGTCGGGCGTCCGGCCTGTGGGCGACGTCCTTCCTGTTGGGCAACATCACCGGCCCGTTGATCGGCGGCGGCCTGGTCGAGATCTCGATCCGGCTTCCGTTCCTGGTCTACGGGGTGACCGTGCTGTTGGCGGCCTTCGTGTCGCTGATCTTCCTGCGCAACTCCACGCAGGCCGACCGCGAGACCGAGGAGACGCCGACCGCGCCGATGCGGATCAGGGACGCGCTGCGGCACAAGACGTATCGCGCGGCGCTGGCCTCGAACTTCGGCAACGGCTGGGCCGTGTTCGGCGTGCGGATCTCCCTGATCCCGCTGTTCGTGGTCGAGGTGCTGCGCACCGGGGAGAGCATGGCGGGCTTCTCGCTGGCCGTCTTCGCCGCGGGCAACGCCGCCGCGCTGCTCTTCTCGGGGAGGCTCGCCGACCGCATCGGCCGTAAGCCGCTGGCGCTGGCGGGTCTCCTCGTCTCCGGCGGCGGCACGATCTGGCTCGGCTTCACCGGCTCCGTGGAGATGTTCCTGGCGGCGTCGCTGATCGCGGGCGTCGGCTCGGGCATGCTCAGTCCGCCGCAGAGCGCCGTGGTGGCCGACATCATCGGCAACCGGGGCAAGGGCGGCCCCGTGCTCGCCGGCTTCCAGATGGCCGCCGACGTCGGGGCGATCATCGGGCCGCTGGTGGCGGGCGTGCTGGCCGACACCGTGTCCTATGGCGCCGCCTTCGGGGTGACCGGGCTCATCACGTTGCTTGCCGTGATCTTCTGGGTGCCCGCGCCGGAGACGCTGCCCAAGCCCACCGCGGCGGCGACAGTCGAGCCTGCGGCGTCGGGGAAGGCCACCGAGCTGGCTCCGGAGTCGGGCGCGCTCTTCGACGCCCCCGAGCCGCCCACCGGCGAGCGCCTCGGCGGCAAGCCGGGCCAGCCCGACGCCTGA
- a CDS encoding DsbA family protein: MGGAERSARKYRQQQTQAAAAKAMKSAKGGGKNVVVIGVVVIVVVAVAVIGGVLLTQNREEEQAADTVPVVRLADHPVERDGGSVLVGQADAGVTVDIYEDFLCPGCAQFEEVYGEQIDTALSEGTVRINYHLLPMLNESNAAPGYSMRAANAALCAADQDVFVDFHASLFGAQPNSGSTVWNDDQMIALGEELGVEDPAFATCVREGEHTAAVADELITADATPHLQNEEGRFHGTPLIAVGQERFDFTDENWLENAIATGS; the protein is encoded by the coding sequence GTGGGCGGCGCGGAGCGCAGTGCTCGAAAGTACCGGCAGCAGCAGACCCAGGCGGCGGCGGCCAAGGCGATGAAGTCGGCCAAGGGCGGCGGCAAGAACGTCGTGGTGATCGGCGTCGTCGTGATCGTGGTGGTGGCCGTGGCCGTCATCGGCGGCGTTCTGCTCACCCAGAACAGGGAGGAGGAGCAGGCGGCCGACACGGTCCCGGTCGTGCGACTGGCCGATCACCCCGTGGAACGGGACGGTGGATCCGTCCTGGTCGGCCAGGCGGACGCGGGCGTCACCGTCGACATCTACGAGGACTTCCTCTGCCCTGGGTGCGCCCAGTTCGAGGAGGTCTACGGCGAGCAGATCGACACCGCTCTGTCCGAGGGGACGGTGCGGATCAACTACCACCTGCTGCCGATGCTCAATGAGTCCAACGCGGCACCGGGCTACTCGATGCGCGCGGCGAACGCGGCCCTCTGCGCCGCCGACCAGGACGTCTTCGTCGACTTCCACGCCAGCCTCTTCGGCGCGCAGCCCAACAGCGGCTCCACGGTGTGGAACGACGACCAGATGATCGCCCTCGGCGAGGAACTGGGTGTCGAGGACCCGGCCTTCGCCACCTGCGTCCGCGAGGGCGAGCACACCGCCGCGGTCGCCGACGAGCTGATCACCGCCGACGCCACCCCGCACCTGCAGAACGAGGAGGGCCGCTTCCACGGCACGCCGCTCATCGCGGTCGGCCAGGAGCGCTTCGACTTCACCGACGAGAACTGGCTCGAGAACGCGATCGCCACCGGCAGCTGA
- a CDS encoding tyrosine-type recombinase/integrase produces MSLPPFLIELLRRHLDDHDGDLVFTSPRGRPLRRSDFDRRVFRPAVDGNLRLPHPVVRTHPVRPGLTFHGLRHSHKTWMIADGIPEIAQARRLGHHLDNRIIEAYSHVAPEVEQRLLRHLEHRWHHAQADRSRESATPTAPEPDTAERHN; encoded by the coding sequence ATCAGCCTGCCGCCGTTCCTCATCGAACTGCTCCGCCGCCACCTCGACGACCACGACGGCGACCTGGTGTTCACCAGCCCACGCGGTCGTCCACTGCGCCGTAGTGACTTCGACCGCCGCGTGTTCCGGCCCGCGGTCGACGGGAACCTTCGGCTACCCCACCCCGTCGTCCGAACTCACCCAGTCCGTCCCGGCCTGACCTTCCACGGTCTCCGCCACAGTCACAAGACCTGGATGATCGCCGACGGCATCCCCGAGATCGCCCAAGCACGCCGACTCGGCCACCACCTCGACAACCGCATCATCGAGGCCTACAGCCACGTCGCTCCCGAAGTCGAACAACGACTCCTCCGCCACCTCGAACACCGCTGGCACCACGCCCAGGCCGACCGCAGCAGGGAATCAGCGACCCCCACCGCACCCGAACCCGACACCGCCGAACGCCACAACTGA